tatgtcgtacctagtagccagaactcacttctcagccaactatgcaaggcccgatttgcctaataagccaagttttcatgaattaatggtttttcgactacctaacctacctaacctaacctaacctaacgttttcggctacctaacctaacctaacctataaagataggttaggttaggttaggtagggttggttaggttcggtcatatatctacgttaattttaactccaattaaaaaaaatttacctcatacataatgaaatgggcagctttatcatttcataagaaaaaaattagagaaaatataataattcagtaaaacttggcttattaggcaaatcgggcctcgcatagtaggctgagaagtgagttctggctactaggtacgacatatatatatatatatatatatataatgtatatatgtatatatctataaatatatataaatatataaatatatcataaaTTTAGAGGTATTAGTACTGGATGGACGTGGAAATATATTTGGGAAGTCAGACAGAAATAATATCAGTTATTTCCTGTGACAAGAGATCAGTACacgaatttttgttttctttttaattGCGATGGTTGATACTCATCTCTGCTGAGCTGTAATTTTTTGGGCAAGTATTTAGTAGCAAGCatttaaaagttatatatatatatatatatatatatatatatatatatatatatatatatatatatatatatatatatatgtcgtacctagtagccagaacgcacttctcagcctactatgcaaggcccgatttgcctaataagccaagtttttctgaattaatatattttctctaatttttttcttatgaaatgataaagctacccatttcattatgtatgaggtcaatttttttttattggagttaaaattaacgtagatgtatgaccgaacctaaccaaccctacctaacctaacctaacctatctttataggttaggttaggttaggtagccgaaaaagttaggttaggttaggtaggttaggtagtcgaaaaataattaattcatgaaaacttggcttattaggcaaatcgggccttgcatagtaggctgagaagtgcgttctggctactaggtacgacatatatatatatatatatatatatatatatatatatatatatatatatatatatatatatatatatatatatatatatatatatatataatataatgcatATTACAACCTATCAAGGACACAGGAGTCCTTCTAGGGGATCTACAACTGGTGAAATATAAGAGTGAAGAGTTAGGACTTTAGGATCATAaacccatcaaagtgcgaaatcatacctggttttgaaattatgaatagtatttgcttccacaacctgttcctgaagtgcattccattttcccactagtctcacgctaaaagaaaacttcctaacatccctgtgactcatctgagtttccagcttccacccatgtcccctcgttctgttattattccgtgtgaacatttcgtctatgtccactttgtcaattcccctgagtattttatacgttcctgtcatattcccctctctcccttctttttttcctagtgtcgtaaggttctgttccttcaggcgctcttcatatcccatccctcgtaactctgggacaagcctcgtcgcaaacttctgaaccctttccagtttccttatgtgtttcttcaggtgggggctccatgatggcgcggcatactctaagactggtctcacgtaggcagtgtaaagctccctaaaagcctcctcacttaggtttctgaatgacgttctaactttcgccagtgtagagtacgctgctgtcgttatcctatttacgtgtgcctcaggagttagattaggtgttacatccactcccaggtctctttctcgagtcgttATAAGTAGGCTCAGGTTGTGTTGTTCTCCCTTCGCGTACCAAGATAACCTATCTTGAGATGTAGATATCCTAGGTAGATAACCTAGGTATCTTGAGAtgaaatctcaagataaccatcataaGATTTAATCGCATCTACGGGGATTAACTAATCACAGGTTTTAATCCAAATGAACTTAGATCTACCATTCCGTCTAATGTTGTCTGTATTTCCCACGTGATTACACGTGTActgtcccttccctcccctctcttattcccccccccctctagtgtCTTCCCTCTTCCTTGATGGACCAAGAGAGGCTGTTGGAGgaataggaggaggagggagccTCCATCGCCTCCAGCGGGTCCTCCGCTCCCTCCAGGGACAGCTTGTCTGCAAATGATGCGCAAAATCTGAAGCAGTGTAGCGGTGCCCGACTGTGCTGAAGTTTCTCTATTATACAGCCGGGGGGAAGAggcgagggagagagggggaggaagagggcacagcgagaggggagaggaggagggcgagaggggagagggaaggagaaaggGCGAACGAGAAGGGAGAGTTGTGGTGGAAGAGGCAGGAAGCTCTGGCTTGTAGTTGTGGCTTGTAGTTGTGGCATGTAGCTGTGGCTTGTAGCTGTGGCTTGTAGCTGAGGCTTGTAGCTGAGGTTTGTAGTTATGGCTTGTAGTTGTGGCTTGTAACTCAGGCTTGTAGCTGTGGCTTGTAGCTCAGGCTTGTAGCTGTGGCTTGTAGCTGTGGCTTGTAGCTGAGGCTTGTAGCTGTGGCTTGTAGTTGTGGCTTGTAGCTGTGGCTTGTAGCTGTGGCTTGTAGCTGAGGCTTGTAGCTGTGGCTTGTAGCTGAGGCTTGTAGCTGTGGCATGTATCTGTGGCATTGTATCTGTGGCTTGTAGCTGTGGCTTGTAGCTGTGGCTTGTAGCTGAGGCTTGTAGTTGTGGCTTGTAGCTGTGGCATGTAGCTGTGGCTTGTAGCTGTGGCTTGTAGCTGTGGCTTGTAGCTGTGGCATGTAGCTGAGGCTTGCAGCTGTGGCTGGCAAGTATGACTGGCAGCTGTATGACGTATACACATCAATACGAAAGCCACATGTGTAGCAATAGTGAGAGCCAGGTATAGCCGAGTCGCAGTAATGTGATCTATCTGAATATACCTGTACACATAGGGGGAGCAGCAGTGGCCGGGGTGTAAGAGGGGAGGTAAAATAAGGGTGAAGCTGTAATTGAGGTGTGAAGCAGAgtgagggtgggtggggggggggggtgaaaatggTAGATTTCACACAAGTGGGTTTGGTTAATCTTCAGCTCCCGCCGTTTACCGGCGCTTGTGCTTTTCcttctttattatgcatccccatacccattccgtgggcggtggtgtaaaggcttACAGAGCTAGTGCTgcgaggtgggggcgggggtcttggtgaggtgaggagggggggggaggtgttggtgaggtgaagggggaggaggtgttggtgaggtggagggggaggtgttggtgaggtggagggggaggtgttggtgaggtgaGAAGCTGTGTGGTGGTAATTAAggatttgttttgttttgtacaagtttctaccacagacgtggccagacatttacaatgctaaccagcatctatacattttcttctgtcctccatagacagggttagagagctgttaaacatataattcagtgatttattgaacaatcagtgTACAataaagtgttccagtactcatatagtagttacatagttcagcatacctcagtccaggagggcgaaagtcagccaatatgggacattctacaatataatgttcaaatgagtgcatgttttctctctcACAAAATtgacacacatggtgtattccacATTTGGGTTTTGAAACCGCTGCCAGGTACACAGAATACATCTATATCCCAGACGTATTcttgccactataacatcacaatgccgagttcttgctctattagaCTAAtgagaatgtctcctcacgatatctatcataatatttaatgctacaactttcaggtctttgtgaatttgctaggtcggtgagatctccattagatatttgtttaagtattctctttgtcactgctaatgacacACCCATATTAATTTCTACCTCTGGTTTCTTACagcctgtctttgcaagcatgtcAACAGTATCATGCCTTAAGGAGTGGAGTAGTGGAGAATGGGGGTGCGTGGTGGGGATAGgtagtgttgtggttggtggggggtgggggaaggagtgtggtgagggagggatggatgagcAGAGGCCCAGTAGATAACAACGTTATAGTGGGGAATGGCAAAGGGGTCATAGTGGGGCATGGCAAAGGGGACTCCCTACAGTTGACACGCGATGCTCAGCAGTGGAGGAGGGGAGAGATTGAGGCGAGGAGGGCTTGAATGGGGGAGGCAGAATGGGATTTTCAGTATTGGGGCGAGTCTGCGGTAGTCTGGGACAGTCTGCGGTAGTCTGGGACAGTCTGCGGTAGTCTGGGGCAGTCTGCGGTAGTCTGGGACAGTCTGCGGTAGTCTGGGACAGTCTGCGGTAGTCTGGGGCAGTCTGCGGTAGTCTGGGGTAGTCTGCGGTAGTCTGGGGCAGTCTGCGGTAGTCTGGGGCAGTCTGCGGTAGTCTGGGACAGTCTGCGGTAGTCTGGGACAGTCTGCGGTAGTCTGGGACAGTCTGCGGTAGTCTGGGGCAGTCTGGGGCAGTCTGCGGTAGTCTGGGGCAGTCTGCGGTAGTCTGCGGCAGTCTGCGGTAGTCTGGGGCAGTCTGCGGTAGTCTGAAGCAGTCTGCGGTAGTCTGGAGCAGTCTGCGGTAGTCTCGGGCAGTCTGCGGTAGTCTGGGGCAGTCTGCGGTAGTCTGGGGCAGTCTGCAGTAGTCTGGAACAGTCTGCGGTAGTCTGGGGCAGTCTGCGGTTGTCTGGGGCAGTCTGCGGAAGTCTGGAACAGTCTGCGGTAGTCTGGAACAGTCTGCGGTAGTCTGGGGCAGTCTGCGGTAGTCTGGGGCAGTCTGCGGTAGTCTGGGGCAGTCTGCGGTAGTCTGGAACAGTCTCCTGTAGTCTGCGGTAGTCTGGGGCAGTCTGCGGTAGTCTGGGGCAATCTGCGGTAGTCTGGAGCAGTCTGCGGGAGTCTAGGGCAGTCTGCGGTAGTCTGGGGCAGTCTGCGGTAGTCTGGAACAGTCTGCGGTAGTCTGGAGCAGTCTGCGGGAGTCTGGGGCAGTCTGCGGTAGTCTGGGGCAGTCTGCGGTAGTCTGGAACAGTCTGCGGTAGTCTGGGGCAGTCTGCGGTAGTCTGGAGCAGTCTGCGGTAGTCTGGAGCAGTCTGCGAGAGTCTAGGGCAGTCTGCGGTAGTCTGGAGCAGACTGTGGTAGTCTGGGGCAGTCTGCGGTAGTCTGGAACAGTCTGCGGTAGTCTGGAGCAGTCTGCGGTAGTCTGGGGCAGTCTGCGGTAGTCTGGGGCAGTCTGCGGTAGTCTGGGACAGTCTGCGGTAGTCTGGAGCAGACTGCGGTAGTCTGGAGCAGTCTGCGGTAGTCTGGAGCAGTCTGCGGTAGTCTGGAGCAGACTGCGGTAGTCTGGAGCAGTCTGCGGTAGTCTGGAGCAGTCTGCGGTAGTCTGGAGCAGTCTGCGGTAGTCTGGAGCAGACTGCGGTAGTCTGGGGCAGTCTGCGGTAGTCTGGAGCAGTCTGCGGTAGTCTGGGGAAGGCAAGGATGAGTGACACCAGATGGAACAGGCAGGGCTGGATGCTGGgcattagtatgttaagataagcatcttattgtttcgtaattacaattattccttaacctatacctataataagttaagtaacaattgtaattacgaaacaataagatgcttatcttaacatactaacaaggttaggtaaggtcggtgttttctatgaagctttttaagggtatctattatgtttagtatgtcacctatgcacttatttaataagtcaatattgactatacgaatttgcgagaacgggttggggcatTACCCGCTGGGAAGAAGAGATGGACCGTGAGCGTTGAACAATTGGAAGACTGGGAGAATATGAAGCCGTGAAAGgacgcgctgaaggagaccagagAAGACGCAACTACACGCGATgagacaccagttgattgacggttgagaggcgggaccagaaagccagagctcaacccccgcaagcacaaataggtgagtacaggtatcAACACGTATGGGCGGCGGCGACGacttggaggagagagagagagactctggaTAAACTTGAAGATGGTAGAATAGATACTCCAAGAAGAGTGATGTACAAGGGATAGACGTGATGAGCAAAGTAGGAGACGTCAGGGGACGTCAGAAGGGCGTCAGGAGGGCGTCAGGGGACGTCAGGGGGCGTCAGGAGGGCGTCAGGGGACGTCAGGAGGGCGTCAGGAGGGCGTCAGGGGACGTCAGGGGGACGTCAGGAGGGCGTCAGGGGACGTCAGGGGACGTCAGGAGGGCGTCAGGGGGGGGACGCATGATGTTCATGATGTCGCCAACCCTCAACCCCTACCACCAATCACCCAATACACACCTCACTGCCTCTTCAGGGTTCCCTACAACCCCAATCTCTCACTATACACATTCACCCCAGACCTCCTGAGTCACTCACCTTCATGTGGCTCTGGTAGGGACACATACTGAAACTTGCTACATAGTTAAACATGATTCATAGTGATATACGTGATACAGGTGAGACACACAAACAGAGATACAGAATGAGATAACCAGAGGTGGATAGATCAAAGATAGACACAGTGACAAAAACAGTGAAATAGAGACAAATAAACAAAGATAAAGACAGAGAGACCTGGGTACCGCTCGGTACCCCTATCTActaagtatatataatataaaatcacGAGAAATATCATTTCATACACGTGGATAATCGGTGATTGAACTCGGACCAGCTCAATTTTATCCTGCTTGTAGTGTATCGTAGCTCGTATTTCATAGGCCCGAATTCAGTAGCACAGGCAATACAATTACTGCAGTAGTATTTGTTGTGAGTGAGCAACACAACATTCATCATAGTTTTTTTAGAGTATTTCTCTACTTTAATTTTTTTGTTGCAAATATGAATAAATGAAGCTGCAGCTTATTCTGCAACATGTTACCCCCGGCTGATGGGCTGTCAACACCTGTCAGGTCGCTATACGTCAACACCTGTCTGTCAACATTCCTGTCACTCGTTGTCGAAGCTTTGAGtacctttttttttaaatggagGTTCATATCAGAACATTATAACAGAACATGAGATAAAAGGAAAaacgcagaaggcctattggcctatacgagggggGAGCTCGTATGTGTGTCTAACCTACGCACGAAACAATCCTGCGGTTTCACATCTGTTATATCGATTATGATTTTATTTTGCGTTATCGCTTTGAGTTACGCAGGTAATTAAAGGAGAGGGCGACCAGGTGAATAacaggtgagtgggggggggggggttagggtgtCAATATGGTACATTAtcagcaggtgttggtggttatTTTGGTTGTTGGATGGTTATGGGGTTGTTGGATAGTTAACTGGTCGCTGGGTGGTTATGGGGTTGTTGGATAGTTAACTGGTCGCTGGGTGGTTATGGGGTTGTTGGATAGTTAACTGGTCGCTGGATGGTTATGGGGTTGTTGGATAGTTAACTGGTCGCTGGGTGGTTATGGGGTTGTTGGATAGTTAACTGGTCGCTGGATGGTTATGGGGTTGTTGGATAGTTAACTGGTCGCTGGGTGGTTATGGGGTTATTGGATATTTAACTGGTCGCTGGGTGGTTATGGGGTTGATGGATAGTTAACTGGTCGCTGGATGGTTATGGGGTTGTTGGATAGTTAACTGGTCGCTGGATGGTTATGGGGTTGTTGGATAGTTAACTGGTCGCTGGGTGGTTGGGTGGTTATGGGGTTGTTGGATAGTTAACTGGTCGCTGGGTGGTTATGGGGTTGTTGGATAGTTAACTGGTCGCTGGGTGGTTATGGGGTTGTTGGATAGTTAACTGGGTCGTTGGATAGTTATGGGGTTGTTGGATAGTTAACTGGTCGCTGGGTGGTTATGGGGTTGTTGGATAGTTAACTGGGTCGTTGGATAGTTAACTGGTCGCTGGGTGGTTATGGGGTTGTTGGATAGTTAACTGGTCAACACGGCGCCGGTCTATTCATTAACTAGGCGTCCCTTAATtagagctagggggggggggatacagctGCATGAGTAGACCAAGATGTATAACTATGGAAGGGATAGAGCTGAAAGGTAGATCTAGAGGATAGGGGGTAGATCCTATCCAGTGTTTGTGCTCCACTTCTATCCACTATATATACAACCTGTTAATCATTTTAATCTAGGTTAAATTATTTATCATTTATCGCTAGAACCTCAAATTAACCAATTAGATAGATTTAACATTAACATCATATGAGCCACTTAGACTCACAGATATTTAACAGCGTTAAATAAAGGTCAttatgaa
The Procambarus clarkii isolate CNS0578487 chromosome 51, FALCON_Pclarkii_2.0, whole genome shotgun sequence DNA segment above includes these coding regions:
- the LOC138351982 gene encoding uncharacterized protein, with translation MCIRHTAASHTCQPQLQASATCHSYKPQLQATATSHSYMPQLQATTTSLSYKPQLQATATSHRYNATDTCHSYKPQLQATATSLSYKPQLQATATSHNYKPQLQASATSHSYKPQLQA
- the LOC138351983 gene encoding mucin-1-like — translated: MPSIQPCLFHLVSLILAFPRLPQTAPDYRRLPQTTAVCSRLPQTAPDYRRLLQTTADCSRLPQSAPDYRRLLQTTADCSRLPQSAPDYRRLSQTTADCPRLPQTAPDYRRLLQTTADCSRLPQTAPDYHSLLQTTADCPRLSQTAPDYRRLLQTTADCPRLPQTVPDYRRLPQTTADCPRLPQTAPDYRRLFQTTADCPRLPQTALDSRRLLQTTADCPRLPQTAPDYRRLQETVPDYRRLPQTTADCPRLPQTAPDYRRLFQTTADCSRLPQTAPDNRRLPQTTADCSRLLQTAPDYRRLPQTTADCPRLPQTAPDYRRLLQTTADCPRLPQTAADYRRLPQTTADCPRLPQTTADCPRLPQTVPDYRRLSQTTADCPRLPQTAPDYRRLPQTTADCPRLPQTVPDYRRLSQTTADCPRLPQTVPDYRRLSQTTADSPQY